In a single window of the Etheostoma cragini isolate CJK2018 unplaced genomic scaffold, CSU_Ecrag_1.0 ScbMSFa_3539, whole genome shotgun sequence genome:
- the LOC117940867 gene encoding NLR family CARD domain-containing protein 3-like, with product MSDLEEEEDGAESGGSDWWSMKSDRSMPKHLDFSTGPGPPDTKLTPDQKMRDLEEEEDGAESGGSGWWSMKSDRSMPKHLDFSTGPGPSDTEEKRRDVSEEELSRTRTRAGLQTASKTSSGKKIGGQHEHKISLKRTYERVTEGAEQTGSGTLLSRVYTAVYITDRLREEVNTQHEVRQLETSSKMETLHDSPIRCSDIFKVSPGQQKPIRVVLMIGVAGVGKTFSVQKFCLDWAEGLENQDVDLVIPLSFRELNLIKDEQYSLLELLRVFHPTLQEVPADQLAASRLLFIFDGLDESRLSLDFNNNEAVPDVTQKSSVNLLLTNLIQGKLLAAVYLFHCYTNRNTQVLKDFLGPDFKHRDSNSKSLFKKIFKSFQKTSLDVFLKRSMEKSLRSKNGHLDLFVRFLHGLSLESNQRLLRGLLGQTDNSPEIIQRAINNLKEMKKTNTSPDRSINIFHCLTEIKDHSVHQEIQEFLKSEKKSKYLSVIHCSALAYKLQMSEEVLDELDLKKYNTSLEGKLRLIPAVRNCRKARFWRCSLSEISCAALVSALKSNPSHLRDLDLSYNKDLKDSGVEQLCAGLESLDCRLETLRLMECSLSKISCAALASALKSNPSHLRELHLSYNKLKDSGVEQLCAGLESPDCRLETLRLERCSLSEISCAALASALKSNPSHLRDLDLSYNNLKDLGVKQLCAGLESPDCRLETLRLRNCSLSEISCAALVSALKSNPSHLRDLDLSGNNLEDSGVEQLCAGLESPDCRLETLRLWCCGLSEISCAALASALKSNPSHLRELDLRNNNLKDSDMKQLCDLKQSSDCRLETL from the exons ACTGACTCCAGATCAGAAGATGAGAGatttggaggaagaggaggacggaGCAGAGTCTGGAGGATCAGGCTGGTGGTCTATGAAGAGTGACCGGTCGATGCCAAAACATCTAGACTTCAGTACTGGACCTGGACCCTCAGACACAGA agagaagaggagagatgTTTCTGAGGAGGAGCTgtccagaaccagaaccagagctGGACTGCAGACAGCCAGTAAAACCAGCTCTGGAAAAA AGATCGGTGGTCAGCATGAACATAAGATCAGTTTGAAGAGGACATATGAACGTGTGACTGAAGGAGCTgaacaaacaggaagtggaaccCTCCTCAGCAGGGTCTACACTGCGGTCTACATcacagacagactgagagagGAGGTTAATACCCAACATGAGGTGAGGCAGCTGGAGACATCTTCCAAGATGGAGACCCTCCATGACTCTCCAATCAGGTGCAGCGACATCTTTAAAGTCTCACCTGGCCAACAGAAACCCATCAGAGTCGTTCTGATGATCGGCGTCGCTGGCGTTGGAAAAACCTTCTCAGTGCAGAAGTTCTGTCTGGACTGGGCCGAGGGGTTGGAGAACCAAGATGTCGATCTGGTGATTCCTCTTTCCTTCAGGGAGCTGAACCTGATCAAAGATGAGCAGTACAGTCTTCTGGAGCTGCTCCGTGTTTTCCATCCAACATTACAGGAGGTCCCAGCAGACCAGCTCGCTGCCTCCAGACTTCTCTTCATCTTTGACGGCCTGGATGAAAGCAGACTATCACTGGATTTCAACAACAATGAGGCTGTTCCTGATGTCACACAGAAGTCCTCAGTCAACCTGCTGTTGACAAACCTCATCCAGGGGAAGCT TCTGGCTGCAGTCTACCTGTTCCACTGTTACACCAACAGGAACACACAGGTACTCAAGGACTTCCTGGGACCAGACTTCAAGCACAGGGACTCAAACTCAAAATCTTTATTCAAGAAGATTTTTAAGTCTTTTCAGAAAACATCCCTAGATGTCTTCCTGAAGAGATCCATGGAGAAATCCCTAAGGAGTAAAAATGGACACCTGGACCTGTTTGTCCGCTTCCTTCATGGCCTCTCTCTGGAGTCCAACCAGAGACTCTTAAGAGGCCTGCTGGGTCAGACAGACAACAGTCCAGAAATCATCCAGAGAGCCATCAACAACCtgaaggagatgaagaagaCAAATACCTCTCCTGACCGAAGCATCAACATCTTCCACTGTCTGACGGAGATAAAGGACCACTCAGTCCATCAGGAGATCCAAGAGTTCCTGAAGTCAGAGAAGAAATCAAAGTACCTCTCTGTGATCCACTGCTCAGCTCTGGCCTACAAGCTGCAGATGTCAGAGGAGGTTCTGGATGAGTTGGACCTGAAGAAGTACAACACATCATTGGAGGGAAAACTGAGACTGATTCCAGCTGTGAGGAACTGCAGAAAGGCTCG atTTTGGAGATGCAGTTTGTCAGAGATCAGTTGTGCTGCTCTGGtctcagctctgaagtccaacccctcccatctgagagaccTGGACCTGAGCTACAACAAAGACCTGAaggattcaggagtggagcagctgtgtgctggactggagagtctagactgtagactggagactctgag atTGATGGAGTGCAGTTTGTCAAAGATCAGCTGTGCTGCTCTGgcctcagctctgaagtccaacccctcccatctgagagagctgCACCTGAGCTACAACAAGCTGAAGGATTCCGGAGTGGAGCAGCTGTGTGCTGGACTGGAGAGTCCAGactgtagactggagactctgag ATTAGAGAGATGCAGTCTGTCAGAGATCAGCTGTGCTGCTCTGgcctcagctctgaagtccaacccctcccaccTGAGAGACCTGGATCTGAGCTACAACAACCTGAAGGATTTAGGAGTGAAGCAGCTGTGTGCTGGACTGGAGAGTCCAGactgtagactggagactctgag attgaggaactgcagtttgtcagagatcagctgtgctgctctggtctcagctctgaagtccaacccctcccatctgagagaccTGGACCTCAGCGGCAACAACCTGGaggattcaggagtggagcagctgtgtgctggactggagagtccagactgtagactggagactctgag ATTGTGGTGCTGCGGTTTGTCAGAGATCAGCTGTGCTGCTCTGgcctcagctctgaagtccaacccctcccatctgagagagctggacctaaGGAACAACAACCTGAAGGATTCAGACATGAAGCAGCTGTGTGATCTGAAGCAGAGTTCAGactgtagactggagactctgTG a